A genomic stretch from Shewanella woodyi ATCC 51908 includes:
- the nqrF gene encoding NADH:ubiquinone reductase (Na(+)-transporting) subunit F, which translates to MEMAIGIGMFTFVVSVLVMVILIAKSKLVSTGDVSIRINDDDEKSITTSAGDKLLGALANKDIFIPSACGGGGTCGQCRVVVKSGGGDILPTERDHITKKEAKEGCRLACQVAVKTDMELEVEDEIFGVKKWQCEVISNDNKATFIKELLLKLPEGEDVKFKAGGYIQIEAPAHQVNYSDFDIPEEYRGDWEKYELFNLVSKVDEDVLRAYSMANYPDEKGRIMLNVRIATPPSEGLPPGKMSSYIFNLKAGDKVTISGPFGEFFVKDTDAEMVFIGGGAGMAPMRSHIFNQLKGEKTQRKMSFWYGARSTREVFYQEDFDKLAAENDNFVWHVALSDPLPEDNWDGYTGFIHNVLYENYLKNHKAPEDCEFYMCGPPIMNSSVISMLESLGVEEENILLDDFGD; encoded by the coding sequence ATGGAAATGGCAATTGGTATCGGCATGTTCACCTTCGTTGTGAGTGTGTTGGTTATGGTGATTTTAATCGCCAAAAGTAAACTGGTCTCCACGGGAGATGTCTCTATTCGCATCAATGATGACGATGAGAAAAGCATTACCACCTCGGCAGGTGACAAGCTATTAGGGGCTTTGGCAAACAAGGATATCTTTATCCCGTCGGCCTGTGGTGGCGGTGGTACATGTGGTCAATGTCGTGTGGTAGTGAAATCTGGTGGCGGTGATATTTTGCCAACAGAGCGTGATCATATCACTAAGAAAGAGGCCAAAGAGGGTTGTCGTCTGGCGTGTCAGGTTGCGGTTAAAACCGACATGGAACTTGAAGTTGAAGATGAGATCTTCGGCGTGAAGAAGTGGCAATGTGAAGTTATCTCTAACGATAACAAGGCGACCTTTATTAAAGAGCTACTGCTTAAGCTACCAGAAGGGGAAGATGTTAAGTTTAAGGCTGGTGGTTACATTCAGATTGAGGCACCAGCCCATCAGGTGAACTACAGTGATTTTGATATTCCTGAGGAGTATCGTGGTGACTGGGAGAAGTATGAGCTGTTTAATCTGGTATCAAAAGTTGATGAAGATGTACTGCGTGCATACTCAATGGCGAACTACCCAGATGAGAAGGGTCGCATTATGCTTAATGTGCGTATCGCAACGCCTCCCTCTGAAGGGCTACCACCTGGCAAGATGTCATCTTACATCTTTAACCTAAAAGCGGGTGACAAGGTCACTATTTCTGGACCGTTTGGTGAGTTCTTCGTTAAAGATACCGATGCTGAGATGGTCTTTATCGGTGGTGGTGCTGGTATGGCGCCGATGCGTTCTCATATCTTTAACCAGCTTAAAGGAGAGAAAACCCAGCGTAAGATGAGTTTTTGGTACGGTGCACGCTCAACGCGTGAAGTTTTCTATCAAGAAGATTTCGATAAGTTAGCGGCTGAGAATGATAACTTTGTTTGGCATGTTGCTCTCTCAGATCCACTGCCTGAGGATAACTGGGATGGCTATACTGGCTTTATCCATAATGTCCTGTATGAGAACTACCTCAAAAACCATAAAGCGCCGGAAGATTGTGAGTTTTACATGTGTGGACCTCCAATTATGAACTCTTCAGTGATTAGCATGCTAGAAAGTCTTGGTGTCGAAGAGGAAAATATCCTACTAGATGACTTTGGTGACTAG
- the nqrE gene encoding NADH:ubiquinone reductase (Na(+)-transporting) subunit E: protein MEHYINLFIQAAFIDNMALSFFMGMCTFLAVSKKVSTSFGLGIAVIVVMTIAVPINQVIYANVLAPGALAWAGYPELNLSYLQLITFIGVIAALVQILEMFLDKYIPSLYDSLGIFLPLLTVNCAIFAGVIFMANRDYSLGESAVFAMGSGVGWAMAIVMLAGLRERMKFHAIPEGLQGIGIVFITTGLMALGFMAFSGISI, encoded by the coding sequence ATGGAACATTACATTAATCTTTTTATACAAGCGGCCTTTATTGACAACATGGCGCTGTCATTCTTTATGGGCATGTGTACCTTCCTTGCGGTGTCTAAGAAGGTGTCGACCTCATTTGGACTCGGTATTGCGGTTATCGTGGTGATGACTATTGCGGTCCCCATCAACCAAGTGATCTACGCCAATGTTTTGGCTCCGGGAGCACTGGCTTGGGCCGGTTACCCTGAGTTAAATCTGAGCTATCTGCAGCTGATCACCTTTATCGGTGTGATTGCAGCTTTGGTGCAGATTTTAGAGATGTTCTTAGATAAGTATATCCCGAGTCTGTATGACTCTTTAGGAATATTCCTGCCACTGTTAACCGTTAACTGCGCGATCTTTGCAGGCGTTATCTTTATGGCGAACCGTGATTACAGCTTAGGTGAGTCGGCTGTATTTGCGATGGGATCTGGCGTGGGATGGGCGATGGCGATTGTGATGCTGGCAGGTTTGCGTGAACGAATGAAGTTTCATGCGATTCCTGAAGGCTTACAGGGGATAGGCATTGTCTTTATCACTACTGGCTTGATGGCACTCGGCTTTATGGCTTTCTCTGGTATTTCTATTTAA
- a CDS encoding NADH:ubiquinone reductase (Na(+)-transporting) subunit D, with the protein MSTHTLSTRDILTNPVFTNNPVAMQVLGVCSALAVSNSLQTALVMTLAVTFVLVFSNLIISSIRRLIPNSVRIIAQMTVIASLVIIVDMVLQDVAYELSRQLSVFVGLIITNCIIMGRAEAFAMKNPPHLAVVDAFGNAIGYGVILLGVAFVRELLGSGTLFGHEVLQTVENGGWYLANEMFKLPPSAFFLIGLMIWSINVIQRKRG; encoded by the coding sequence GTGAGTACTCATACATTATCGACTCGCGATATATTGACTAACCCAGTTTTCACCAATAACCCAGTAGCGATGCAAGTGCTAGGTGTCTGTTCTGCCTTGGCGGTCAGTAACTCGTTGCAAACAGCTTTGGTGATGACGTTAGCTGTGACCTTCGTATTGGTGTTCTCTAACCTGATCATCTCCTCTATACGTCGTTTGATCCCAAACAGTGTGCGTATTATTGCTCAGATGACTGTGATTGCCTCCTTGGTGATCATTGTCGATATGGTTTTGCAGGATGTGGCTTATGAGTTATCTCGTCAGCTGTCAGTGTTTGTAGGCCTTATTATTACTAACTGCATCATTATGGGCCGCGCTGAAGCCTTTGCCATGAAGAACCCACCACACTTAGCTGTGGTTGATGCCTTTGGTAATGCCATAGGTTATGGCGTGATCTTGCTCGGTGTTGCCTTTGTGCGTGAGCTACTTGGCAGCGGCACCCTGTTTGGTCATGAGGTACTGCAAACCGTTGAAAATGGCGGCTGGTACCTCGCAAACGAGATGTTCAAACTCCCCCCTAGTGCGTTTTTCCTCATTGGATTAATGATCTGGTCCATTAACGTTATTCAGCGTAAACGAGGTTAA
- a CDS encoding Na(+)-translocating NADH-quinone reductase subunit C — translation MAFKKDTVVGTMVFTFILCLLCSFMITGTAELLKERKLAKKRDELQRYVLMAADIDMSGDRDFREIFAKSVTPMLVELDTGKVTTDGNLMDFDDRMAAINPETSIKPKKDTARIKSRANQVRAFKVVDDQGELLSMVMPVYGKGLWSMIYGFVAVKSDLNTIENVVFYEHGETPGIGDFLNDPEWTDKFRNKQLYDDKGKVAIKVVKGGAKEGDVHGIDAISGATMTGRGVQRSIQFWFGNEGFETFFNKLKASEV, via the coding sequence ATGGCCTTTAAGAAAGATACCGTAGTAGGGACCATGGTCTTTACCTTCATACTTTGCTTGTTGTGCTCATTTATGATCACAGGAACAGCTGAGCTGCTCAAAGAGCGTAAATTGGCCAAGAAGCGAGATGAGCTTCAACGCTATGTGCTGATGGCTGCCGATATCGACATGAGCGGCGACAGAGATTTCCGTGAGATTTTTGCCAAATCGGTGACCCCTATGTTGGTGGAGCTTGATACCGGCAAGGTGACCACTGACGGTAACCTGATGGACTTTGATGATCGTATGGCGGCCATTAATCCAGAAACCTCAATCAAGCCTAAAAAAGATACCGCCAGAATCAAAAGCCGTGCAAACCAAGTACGAGCCTTTAAGGTCGTTGATGACCAAGGTGAGCTGTTAAGCATGGTGATGCCTGTTTATGGCAAGGGGCTGTGGTCGATGATCTACGGTTTTGTCGCTGTGAAGTCTGATTTGAACACCATAGAAAACGTGGTGTTTTATGAGCACGGTGAGACACCGGGCATCGGTGATTTCCTCAACGATCCTGAGTGGACCGATAAGTTTCGCAACAAGCAGCTCTATGATGATAAAGGTAAAGTTGCGATTAAAGTCGTGAAAGGTGGCGCGAAAGAGGGTGATGTTCATGGTATCGATGCGATAAGTGGCGCGACCATGACAGGTCGTGGTGTACAACGCTCGATTCAGTTCTGGTTCGGTAATGAGGGCTTTGAAACCTTCTTTAATAAGTTAAAAGCTTCGGAGGTCTAA
- a CDS encoding NADH:ubiquinone reductase (Na(+)-transporting) subunit B, producing MNSKDNKPDLQEDYYAPGQAMKGYLRSLVIAHGRSTKGKVHVRDAIDVKRTMTMVGLCLLPAILFGLYNLGLQAQLAIASGLSTPDVWQLGLFNLISGGLTEQTGLIGLFLYGLSFYFPIYLTALLVSLFWEVVFAKVRGQELHEGFFVTALLFTLILPVSTPLWIVAMGITFGVVIAKELFGGMGYNFLNPALAGLSFIFFAYPSEVASVGQLVAVDGFSGATALAQTAAGKLSFAEYAWFDAFSDPNWWNAFLGFIPGAIGETSTLALLIGGGLLLLSRLADWRIVAGVMLGMILTAIMFNLIGSAKNELFAMPWTWHLVTGGFALGMMFMATDPVTTSYTRKGKIAYGFLIGFMTVLIRVVNPKMSEGIMLAILFANLWAPIFDYLVAKANIKRRVKRNAL from the coding sequence ATGAATTCAAAAGATAATAAGCCAGATCTACAGGAAGACTATTACGCTCCAGGTCAGGCGATGAAGGGTTATCTTAGATCCCTTGTTATTGCTCATGGTCGCAGCACTAAAGGTAAGGTGCACGTTCGTGATGCTATCGATGTAAAACGTACCATGACCATGGTTGGTTTATGTTTACTGCCAGCGATTCTGTTTGGCTTGTATAACTTAGGGTTACAGGCGCAGCTTGCGATCGCCTCTGGTTTATCAACACCAGATGTGTGGCAACTGGGCCTATTTAACCTTATCTCTGGCGGATTAACGGAGCAGACAGGGTTAATTGGTCTATTCCTTTACGGCTTGAGTTTCTACTTTCCTATCTATCTGACTGCGCTGCTGGTGAGTCTTTTCTGGGAGGTGGTATTTGCTAAGGTGCGTGGTCAAGAGCTCCATGAAGGCTTCTTTGTGACCGCACTGCTGTTCACCTTAATCTTGCCTGTCTCGACACCGCTTTGGATTGTAGCCATGGGTATCACCTTTGGTGTGGTGATAGCCAAAGAGCTGTTTGGTGGCATGGGGTATAACTTCCTCAACCCTGCGCTTGCTGGTCTCTCATTTATCTTCTTTGCCTATCCGAGTGAAGTGGCGAGTGTTGGCCAGTTGGTAGCTGTCGACGGTTTCTCTGGTGCAACAGCACTGGCTCAAACCGCAGCCGGTAAGTTGAGTTTTGCCGAGTACGCTTGGTTTGATGCTTTTAGCGATCCTAACTGGTGGAATGCTTTCTTAGGCTTTATACCTGGTGCAATTGGTGAAACCAGTACCTTAGCACTCTTGATTGGTGGTGGATTACTGCTATTAAGCCGCTTAGCCGACTGGCGTATCGTGGCTGGCGTGATGCTGGGCATGATCTTGACTGCCATCATGTTTAACTTGATTGGCTCTGCGAAAAATGAGCTATTTGCGATGCCGTGGACCTGGCATCTCGTCACTGGCGGTTTTGCGCTGGGTATGATGTTTATGGCCACAGATCCTGTGACGACCTCGTACACACGTAAAGGCAAAATTGCCTACGGCTTCCTTATCGGCTTTATGACGGTGCTTATCCGCGTGGTCAACCCAAAGATGTCAGAGGGAATAATGTTAGCCATCCTATTCGCTAACTTGTGGGCACCTATCTTCGACTACCTCGTTGCGAAAGCGAATATCAAACGGAGGGTGAAACGCAATGCCCTTTAA
- a CDS encoding Na(+)-translocating NADH-quinone reductase subunit A: MAEFKDQIKTVTKGLDVPIAGEPKQLIEDRFTSSHVALLGEEYVGLKPTMMVEVGDTVKKGQPLFEDKKTPGVLFTAPASGEIIAINRGERRVLQSVVIRCQGDDALVFEASEDPSRLSREAVQANLVKSGLWTALRTRPFSRLPQLDTIPAAIFVTATDTNPLAPEPRIIIGEQSEAFATGMAVLTRLTQGKVYLCQDAGESLPGHDLAQVETKRFTGVHPAGLVGTHIHFTLPVSLERQVWHIGYQDVIAFGKLFQTGELYTDRVVSLAGPDVLNPRLVRTQLGAELSEIVKDQLKPGFSRVVSGSVLSGHTAAGVHDYLGRFHNQISALTEDSQHELLSWVRGGSEKFSITRAVTSRFKGAKKLFQMTTHTGGSARAMMAFGQLDRVMPLDILPTLLVRDLVVRDTDEAQELGALELDEEDLALCTFVCPGKYDFGKELRACLDIIEREG, from the coding sequence ATGGCTGAGTTCAAAGACCAGATAAAAACAGTAACAAAAGGGCTGGACGTGCCCATTGCCGGTGAGCCTAAGCAGCTGATAGAGGATAGATTTACCTCTTCCCATGTTGCACTTCTCGGTGAAGAGTATGTTGGACTAAAACCAACAATGATGGTCGAGGTTGGTGATACGGTCAAAAAAGGCCAACCACTATTTGAAGATAAGAAGACGCCGGGGGTGTTATTTACCGCGCCTGCCAGTGGTGAGATCATCGCTATCAATCGTGGTGAGCGCCGAGTATTGCAGTCGGTGGTGATCCGATGTCAAGGCGACGACGCTTTAGTGTTTGAAGCAAGTGAAGACCCTTCTCGTTTAAGCCGTGAAGCGGTGCAGGCCAACTTAGTCAAAAGTGGTTTGTGGACAGCCTTACGAACTCGCCCATTTTCACGTCTACCTCAGCTAGATACGATACCGGCAGCCATTTTTGTGACTGCCACGGATACTAACCCGTTAGCGCCAGAGCCGCGTATCATTATTGGTGAGCAGTCAGAAGCTTTTGCAACGGGAATGGCAGTACTAACACGCTTGACGCAAGGTAAAGTCTACTTGTGTCAGGATGCAGGTGAATCTTTGCCTGGTCATGATTTAGCACAGGTTGAAACTAAGCGCTTTACCGGGGTTCATCCAGCGGGGCTTGTAGGCACTCATATCCACTTTACTCTACCTGTTAGCCTTGAGCGTCAGGTATGGCACATCGGCTATCAGGATGTGATCGCCTTCGGTAAGCTTTTCCAGACCGGTGAGCTGTATACCGATCGCGTGGTGTCTCTTGCGGGACCTGACGTACTCAACCCAAGACTCGTGCGTACTCAGCTTGGTGCCGAGTTAAGTGAAATCGTGAAAGATCAACTTAAACCTGGATTCTCACGTGTCGTATCTGGCTCAGTCCTATCTGGTCACACGGCCGCTGGGGTACATGATTACCTAGGACGATTCCATAATCAGATATCTGCATTGACTGAAGATTCACAACATGAACTTCTCTCTTGGGTTCGTGGTGGCTCTGAAAAGTTCTCTATCACCCGCGCTGTGACCTCTCGCTTTAAAGGCGCGAAGAAACTGTTCCAAATGACAACCCATACTGGTGGTTCTGCACGTGCCATGATGGCTTTTGGTCAGCTAGATCGCGTCATGCCTCTGGATATCCTACCGACACTATTAGTACGCGACCTAGTGGTTCGTGATACAGATGAAGCTCAGGAGTTAGGTGCGTTAGAGCTCGATGAGGAAGATTTAGCACTCTGTACTTTCGTTTGCCCAGGTAAATATGACTTTGGTAAAGAGCTACGTGCTTGCCTAGATATTATTGAGAGGGAAGGGTGA
- a CDS encoding amidohydrolase translates to MIVNKVVKALITSGLFLSFTSYAQTSLISNVSGYSVNDGVLTPFSAIAFEGDKVLKLYGKDEPLPKKESIVYIDGEGQTMLPGLIDAHGHVLSYGLSLMRAQLRGAESESEAVKRVKLFRDAQPELNWVQGRGWNQVLWPSKSFPSAKSLDKIFPDTPVWLIRIDGHAGWANSAAMTLSNINAQTQSPEGGEIIRDASGQPTGVFIDKAMSLISQNIPSLTQTEQRAVLKLSMKELSKLGLTSVHDAGVGNDTLEAYLSLAKADEMPIRIYGMLDADDRHFSELMKQGPIRLPEHKLDIASVKISADGALGSRGAALIEDYSDQEGNNGLLLYPEGEMAKVMKLAMESGFQVNTHAIGDQANKLVLDNYQDLIKETNTGELRHRVEHAQVLRLEDIPRFAKLNVIASMQATHATSDKNMALDRLGSERIKGAYAWRRLLESGAVIAAGSDFPIESANPFFGLHASVTRQDQQNRPENGWYSSQSMTLTQALNSFTQGAAYAAHQESLIGQLKPGMKADFILVDQDIFAIPASELWQTQVNQTWIDGKRIY, encoded by the coding sequence ATGATCGTCAATAAAGTAGTGAAAGCTCTTATCACTAGCGGGTTATTTCTCAGTTTTACCTCCTATGCTCAAACCAGTTTAATCTCAAATGTCTCAGGTTACAGCGTCAATGACGGTGTGCTTACGCCGTTTAGTGCTATTGCATTTGAAGGTGACAAGGTGTTGAAACTTTATGGTAAAGATGAGCCTTTACCTAAAAAGGAGAGCATCGTCTATATCGACGGTGAGGGACAAACCATGCTCCCAGGCCTAATTGATGCCCATGGTCATGTGTTGAGTTACGGTTTGAGCTTGATGCGAGCACAGCTCAGGGGAGCTGAGTCCGAGAGTGAGGCGGTTAAGCGGGTTAAGCTTTTTAGGGATGCACAACCTGAGCTTAATTGGGTGCAGGGAAGGGGCTGGAATCAAGTGTTATGGCCAAGTAAGTCATTTCCTAGTGCCAAGAGTTTGGATAAAATTTTTCCCGATACACCAGTATGGTTAATCCGCATTGATGGTCATGCAGGCTGGGCGAACAGTGCAGCTATGACCCTGTCAAATATCAACGCCCAAACTCAGTCACCTGAGGGCGGGGAGATTATTCGTGATGCTAGTGGTCAGCCGACAGGGGTTTTTATCGATAAAGCCATGTCTCTTATCTCCCAAAATATTCCAAGTTTAACCCAAACAGAACAAAGAGCCGTGTTGAAACTCTCCATGAAGGAGTTATCAAAGCTTGGGCTGACCAGCGTTCATGATGCGGGAGTTGGCAATGATACTTTAGAGGCTTACCTCAGTTTGGCTAAAGCGGATGAGATGCCTATTAGGATCTACGGGATGCTCGATGCCGATGATCGTCACTTTAGTGAGTTGATGAAACAGGGGCCGATACGCTTACCTGAACATAAGCTAGATATTGCGAGTGTAAAGATCTCAGCCGATGGAGCTTTAGGCAGCCGAGGTGCGGCGCTTATTGAAGATTACAGTGATCAAGAAGGAAATAATGGCTTACTCCTGTACCCTGAAGGGGAGATGGCCAAGGTGATGAAGCTGGCCATGGAATCTGGTTTTCAAGTCAATACCCACGCCATAGGCGATCAGGCTAATAAACTCGTACTGGATAACTACCAAGACTTGATTAAAGAGACCAATACTGGCGAGTTAAGGCATAGGGTTGAACATGCTCAAGTGCTTAGGCTGGAGGATATTCCCCGATTTGCCAAGCTCAATGTCATCGCCTCTATGCAAGCGACCCATGCTACTAGCGATAAGAACATGGCACTCGACCGTCTCGGCAGTGAGCGTATTAAAGGTGCTTATGCTTGGCGAAGGCTGCTTGAAAGTGGGGCAGTGATCGCCGCGGGCTCTGACTTTCCTATTGAATCGGCAAATCCCTTCTTTGGTTTACACGCCTCTGTCACCCGCCAAGATCAGCAAAATAGGCCTGAAAATGGCTGGTACAGCTCCCAGAGTATGACATTAACTCAAGCCCTTAACTCCTTCACCCAAGGGGCGGCATATGCAGCCCATCAAGAATCCCTTATAGGCCAATTAAAGCCAGGTATGAAGGCGGACTTTATTCTGGTCGACCAAGATATCTTTGCTATTCCAGCATCTGAGTTATGGCAAACTCAAGTAAATCAGACCTGGATTGATGGCAAACGTATCTACTAA
- a CDS encoding FAD:protein FMN transferase, which yields MAKYRLTATPWGYMGEFSAMASPCELLIETDNKQIADAMMALACTETLRIEQKYSRFIKGNTLWQLNHSHPEAIELDQETTNLLQFAKHCFELSQGKFDITSGPLNALWRFDKQGKLPKESELCQARQSVGFSRLTLNRSQLTMPEGMMLDLGGIGKEYAADRVAHLLAHHWRDIAVLVNFGGDIACPIAKRFGEPEWQVGIENPEALDSAAEIVSIRQGGLATSGDTRRFIEINNKRFGHIINPKSGYPIEGAPRSVTVMADNCTTAGMLATMAMLEGDDAENFLAEQEVGFRVFR from the coding sequence ATGGCCAAATACCGTTTAACGGCAACCCCTTGGGGCTATATGGGGGAATTTTCCGCTATGGCCAGTCCCTGCGAGCTTCTAATTGAGACTGATAATAAACAGATAGCAGATGCCATGATGGCACTGGCCTGCACGGAAACCCTAAGAATTGAGCAAAAATACAGTCGATTTATTAAGGGCAATACACTTTGGCAACTCAACCACAGTCACCCAGAGGCTATAGAGTTAGATCAAGAAACCACAAACTTGCTGCAGTTTGCCAAACACTGCTTTGAGTTAAGCCAAGGTAAGTTTGATATCACATCTGGGCCCTTAAACGCCCTGTGGCGATTCGATAAACAGGGAAAACTTCCCAAAGAGAGTGAGCTTTGTCAGGCTCGCCAGTCTGTTGGATTTTCTCGATTAACCCTCAACCGCTCTCAGCTCACTATGCCTGAAGGTATGATGTTAGATCTTGGCGGAATAGGTAAAGAGTACGCCGCAGACCGTGTCGCCCATCTACTTGCTCATCACTGGCGGGATATTGCGGTTTTAGTCAATTTCGGTGGTGATATCGCTTGCCCAATTGCAAAGCGTTTCGGTGAGCCAGAGTGGCAGGTCGGTATTGAAAACCCCGAAGCACTGGACAGTGCTGCAGAAATCGTCTCAATCCGTCAAGGCGGCCTTGCCACCAGCGGGGATACACGGCGATTTATTGAGATTAACAACAAACGATTTGGCCATATTATCAACCCTAAAAGCGGTTATCCTATCGAGGGTGCACCGCGCTCGGTCACTGTTATGGCTGATAACTGCACCACGGCTGGTATGCTAGCCACTATGGCGATGCTAGAGGGAGATGATGCTGAAAACTTTTTAGCCGAGCAAGAGGTAGGCTTTAGAGTATTTCGCTAA
- a CDS encoding Nramp family divalent metal transporter: MSRSAPKIGPGAFIAAAFIGPGTVTLCTIAGVKFGYGLLWVMLLSIVATYTLQEMSARLGLITQKGLAAVIKEQINSTVLRNITLLLIFSAIVVGNIAYEAGNITGASLGLSAIFGESSLPFLPLLIGSVSAILLFIGSYKLLERVLIGLVIAMSLSFFITAILTKPDLGAVLSGLFTPQVSSQNILMVIGLIGTTVVPYNLFLHASLVKEVWQHPNELKFVKQDTLISIGFGGIISMAIIICAASIQGDSVENLLDLAKGLNPLFGTFSSLFLGIGLFAAGITSAITAPLAAAFVGQHCFGWKANLKDWRFRTIWLTVIIVGVISSSLQLKPIEIIKFAQIANGLLLPLLASLLLWIVNKTQVLGQYKNSLRQNLIGAVVIAITLVLSIKTLYSLF, translated from the coding sequence ATGTCAAGATCTGCCCCTAAAATTGGACCGGGCGCCTTTATCGCCGCCGCCTTTATTGGTCCAGGTACCGTCACCTTATGCACCATAGCCGGCGTCAAATTTGGCTATGGCTTACTCTGGGTAATGCTGCTCTCAATTGTCGCTACATACACCCTACAGGAGATGTCAGCAAGACTTGGCCTTATCACACAAAAAGGGCTGGCAGCCGTAATTAAGGAGCAGATAAACTCCACGGTATTGCGTAATATCACGCTACTGTTGATCTTCTCCGCCATCGTTGTGGGTAACATCGCCTATGAAGCGGGGAACATTACCGGGGCCTCATTGGGTCTCTCAGCTATTTTTGGTGAAAGCAGCCTGCCTTTTCTTCCTCTGCTTATTGGCTCCGTGTCGGCAATACTACTGTTTATCGGCAGTTATAAACTACTTGAACGAGTACTTATCGGTCTTGTAATAGCAATGAGTCTCTCCTTTTTTATTACCGCCATACTCACTAAACCAGATTTAGGCGCTGTTTTATCTGGTTTATTCACTCCACAGGTCTCATCACAGAACATTTTAATGGTGATAGGCTTAATCGGCACGACTGTGGTGCCCTACAACCTTTTTCTTCATGCCTCCCTAGTTAAGGAGGTGTGGCAGCATCCAAATGAGCTTAAGTTTGTCAAACAAGACACCCTTATCTCAATCGGTTTTGGTGGCATCATCTCTATGGCAATCATCATCTGTGCAGCCTCGATACAGGGTGACAGTGTCGAGAACCTACTCGATTTGGCCAAGGGACTAAACCCGCTGTTCGGTACTTTCTCATCACTCTTCCTAGGGATAGGTTTGTTTGCTGCGGGGATAACTTCAGCCATTACAGCGCCACTGGCTGCAGCCTTTGTGGGGCAACACTGCTTCGGCTGGAAAGCGAACTTAAAAGACTGGCGTTTCAGAACAATCTGGCTAACTGTCATCATAGTCGGAGTGATCAGCTCATCGCTTCAACTCAAACCGATAGAGATCATCAAGTTTGCTCAAATAGCCAACGGCTTACTGCTTCCCCTACTTGCATCCCTTCTGCTTTGGATAGTAAATAAGACCCAAGTGTTGGGCCAGTACAAGAATAGTCTCCGTCAGAATTTGATAGGCGCGGTCGTGATTGCTATCACGCTTGTGTTGAGTATCAAGACACTCTATAGCCTCTTTTAA
- a CDS encoding leucine-rich repeat domain-containing protein: MDYKQPLAMTLLSLAVSSSCFAADYQNVKDIPFKDSNFKACVLAQTTEDPAAITKLICRQMKINQVDELSHFPALERLWISGPQLKEVDLSGNLKLTELSITKGKLTQLDLSKNSQLQELNISFNQISDLDLTHNPKLTDISVVANRLTELDLSQNSALKYLWAKENQFTSLDFSHNSALVQVGLTSNQISTIDVSKNSELNRLGLMYNQLTKLDVSYNSKLTKLYLTDNKLTHIDISQNPKLRDLWATGNPLEQLDISKNPKLDDYEVDEGIKISE; the protein is encoded by the coding sequence ATGGATTATAAACAACCGCTAGCCATGACCCTCTTATCTCTGGCTGTTAGTAGCAGTTGCTTTGCAGCAGATTATCAAAACGTCAAGGATATCCCATTTAAGGACAGCAATTTTAAAGCCTGTGTACTAGCACAAACAACTGAAGATCCTGCCGCCATCACTAAGCTTATATGCCGTCAGATGAAGATTAATCAAGTGGATGAACTGAGCCACTTTCCAGCACTCGAGAGACTGTGGATATCGGGGCCACAACTGAAAGAAGTAGATCTCAGTGGCAATCTAAAACTCACTGAACTTTCCATCACCAAAGGGAAGTTGACTCAATTGGATCTGAGTAAAAACTCCCAACTGCAGGAGCTCAATATCAGCTTTAATCAAATCTCCGACTTAGATCTAACCCACAACCCTAAACTGACAGATATCTCTGTTGTAGCGAATAGATTAACAGAGTTAGATTTGAGCCAGAACTCAGCACTTAAGTATCTATGGGCAAAAGAGAATCAGTTTACCTCTCTCGATTTTAGTCATAATTCAGCACTGGTGCAGGTTGGCCTAACTAGCAACCAAATATCTACAATAGATGTGAGTAAAAACAGCGAGCTAAACCGTTTAGGCTTGATGTATAACCAGTTAACTAAGCTAGATGTTAGTTATAATTCTAAGCTGACAAAGCTCTACCTGACTGACAACAAGTTGACCCATATTGATATCAGTCAAAATCCTAAACTCAGAGATCTCTGGGCCACGGGAAATCCCCTAGAGCAACTGGATATCAGCAAGAACCCAAAGCTAGATGATTATGAAGTTGACGAAGGGATTAAAATTAGCGAATAG